A portion of the Dethiosulfovibrio faecalis genome contains these proteins:
- a CDS encoding TAXI family TRAP transporter solute-binding subunit, whose protein sequence is MKKFLLSLMALALVVGTVGMAMAEDPAQLRFMAGPPGGNWFALGGSLSDMWSKNGLPTTSGTGGGVSNIVNADRGKGDMGFSVTSMVGAATKGGEPPFKDPLSNVSVLANLYTQYTYFIVRKDFAENNGIKTVGDIVEKKLPVRFATLKPGTSSEFVIRNVFSKGYGINYRKAINDWGGKVEFSSYSDGSNLLADNHIDCFAFSVGRVASVVMQIESQTDIVILPVDEKARQAMTEAFGTVSFTIEPGIYKSVTEPVETIGDYTCVVVRNDLSEDLAYKLAELIWKNKETLAKGVKDMQELSPESAVPAAVPAHPGASKFWKSVQ, encoded by the coding sequence ATGAAGAAATTTCTTTTATCGTTGATGGCTCTCGCACTTGTAGTGGGTACGGTAGGGATGGCCATGGCGGAGGATCCGGCACAGCTCAGGTTCATGGCAGGACCTCCCGGAGGAAACTGGTTCGCTCTAGGCGGATCTCTTTCCGATATGTGGAGCAAGAACGGACTGCCCACCACCAGCGGAACCGGCGGCGGGGTCTCCAATATAGTCAACGCCGACAGGGGCAAGGGTGACATGGGCTTCTCGGTCACCTCCATGGTGGGAGCCGCGACCAAGGGCGGAGAACCTCCCTTCAAGGACCCTCTCAGCAACGTCTCCGTATTGGCAAACCTATACACCCAGTACACATACTTCATCGTCCGTAAGGACTTTGCGGAGAACAACGGGATCAAGACGGTGGGAGATATCGTCGAGAAGAAGTTGCCCGTCCGTTTCGCAACGTTGAAGCCCGGGACGTCCTCCGAGTTCGTCATCCGCAACGTCTTCAGCAAGGGGTACGGCATCAACTACCGTAAGGCCATAAACGACTGGGGAGGAAAGGTAGAGTTCTCCTCCTATTCCGACGGCTCGAACCTCCTGGCTGACAACCATATCGACTGCTTCGCCTTCTCCGTAGGCAGAGTCGCCTCGGTGGTCATGCAGATAGAGAGCCAGACCGACATAGTCATTCTGCCGGTCGATGAGAAAGCCCGTCAGGCCATGACCGAAGCCTTCGGAACGGTCTCCTTCACCATCGAGCCCGGCATATACAAATCCGTGACCGAACCGGTGGAGACCATCGGAGATTACACCTGCGTCGTCGTGAGAAACGACCTGTCCGAAGATCTGGCCTACAAGCTCGCCGAACTGATATGGAAAAACAAGGAAACCCTCGCCAAGGGAGTTAAGGATATGCAGGAACTCAGCCCCGAATCGGCGGTTCCGGCAGCAGTTCCCGCTCACCCTGGCGCCTCTAAGTTCTGGAAAAGCGTCCAGTAA
- the glyA gene encoding serine hydroxymethyltransferase: protein MTIDGAEVIRQVDPEISEIICEEARRQERQIELIASENFVSPAVLAAMGSVLTNKYAEGYPDKRYYGGCEVVDKAEKLAIERAKELFGCDHVNVQPHSGSQANMGVYSSVLEPGDTILAMNLSHGGHLTHGSPVNFSGKLYNVIPYGVDKETETIDFDEVRRLAKEHNPKMIVCGASAYPREIDAERFREIADEVGAYLMFDIAHIAGLIAAGYHKDPVPFCDFVTTTTHKTLRGPRGGMIMCKAEHAKKIDSAIFPGMQGGPLMHVIASKAVSFAEALKPDFKDYQRRVIENASILAKELKKRDFHLVSGGTDNHLLLLNLTSKGVTGKAAQLALDEAGITVNKNTVPFETLSPFVTSGVRVGTPAVTTRGFGPDEMVKIADWIDRVISDVENPSNLEAVRAEVLDLCGSKPLYPGLCK from the coding sequence ATGACTATCGATGGAGCAGAGGTTATACGTCAGGTGGATCCTGAGATATCCGAGATTATCTGTGAGGAGGCTCGTCGCCAGGAAAGACAGATAGAGCTTATCGCCTCGGAGAATTTCGTCTCTCCTGCGGTACTGGCCGCAATGGGGTCGGTTCTCACGAACAAGTACGCCGAGGGATACCCCGATAAGAGGTACTACGGAGGTTGTGAGGTCGTCGATAAGGCGGAAAAGCTGGCCATAGAGAGGGCCAAGGAGCTTTTCGGTTGCGATCACGTAAACGTTCAACCCCATTCGGGGAGCCAGGCCAACATGGGCGTCTATTCCTCCGTGCTGGAGCCGGGGGATACGATTCTCGCCATGAACCTGTCTCACGGCGGTCACCTCACTCATGGTTCACCGGTGAACTTCTCCGGCAAGCTTTACAACGTGATACCTTACGGAGTCGACAAGGAGACCGAGACCATCGATTTCGACGAGGTCCGCCGTCTGGCCAAAGAGCACAACCCGAAGATGATCGTCTGCGGTGCCAGCGCCTATCCCAGGGAGATCGACGCGGAGAGGTTTCGTGAGATTGCCGACGAGGTAGGAGCCTATCTAATGTTCGATATCGCCCATATCGCCGGGTTGATAGCCGCGGGATACCACAAGGATCCGGTTCCCTTCTGCGATTTCGTGACCACCACGACCCATAAGACCCTCAGGGGGCCCAGGGGCGGTATGATAATGTGTAAGGCCGAACACGCCAAGAAGATCGATTCGGCGATTTTCCCGGGGATGCAGGGTGGTCCTCTGATGCACGTGATAGCCTCCAAGGCGGTGTCTTTCGCCGAGGCTTTAAAGCCGGATTTCAAGGATTATCAGAGGCGAGTTATCGAGAACGCCTCGATTCTCGCGAAGGAATTGAAAAAACGTGATTTTCATCTCGTCTCCGGCGGAACCGACAACCATCTCCTGCTTTTAAACCTTACCAGTAAGGGAGTAACGGGAAAGGCCGCCCAGTTGGCACTTGACGAGGCGGGGATAACGGTGAACAAGAACACTGTTCCCTTCGAGACTCTCAGTCCCTTCGTGACCAGCGGAGTAAGGGTGGGGACTCCGGCGGTTACCACCAGGGGATTCGGCCCGGACGAGATGGTAAAGATCGCCGATTGGATAGATAGGGTGATCTCCGATGTCGAAAATCCCTCCAATCTGGAGGCGGTAAGAGCCGAGGTTCTAGATCTCTGCGGATCTAAGCCCCTTTATCCGGGGCTCTGTAAATAG
- the pepF gene encoding oligoendopeptidase F, with protein sequence MASDSRSIPDRLEIDERYKWDLSSIYGEVEDWETAWRSVSESVETLESFSGKLGDEASSLLGCLKEIDRVGVELGKVFVYATMKSHEDASDGEAKAMADRAMALHVRVSTAMAYVVPEILGIEESRLASFFGDLPELEMYRYHIEQIIRKKAHVLSAREEELLSGMGEIANAPELIFSMLTNGDMKFPSIRDERGEPVELSEERYYRLIRSKDRPVRERAFKGIHDTYESFRNTLAASFGSAIKESVFDARVHRYGSSREAALDGGDIPLSVYDNLVKAVRERLPLLHDYVSLRKRSLEVDELHMYDLYVPIVEEPEEDISWESAKKTVLAGLSPLGDGYLNVLREGLDGRWIDVYESQGKRKGAYSWGSYGTNPFVLLNYNGTLRDVFTLAHEMGHSLHSWHSHKFQPPVYGDYTIFVAEVASTTNEVLLMEHMLENRPKDRPFLLNYYLEQVRTTVFRQTMFAEFELKVHGMAEEGIPLTPEILSSIWGDLNRDYYGPDIVVDKEIEVEWARIPHFYSPFYVYQYATGYSAATALAEGILIGGESARDRYIDFLKGGSSRSSIDLLRGAGVDMTSPEPVRSALRLFGEKIEELRKISG encoded by the coding sequence ATGGCATCCGATAGCAGGTCTATCCCGGACAGGTTGGAGATAGACGAAAGGTATAAGTGGGATTTGAGCTCTATATACGGCGAAGTGGAGGACTGGGAGACCGCCTGGCGATCCGTATCGGAGTCCGTAGAGACCTTGGAATCCTTCTCCGGGAAGTTGGGAGACGAGGCTTCCAGTCTTTTGGGATGTCTTAAGGAAATAGACAGAGTCGGCGTGGAGCTCGGCAAGGTTTTCGTCTACGCTACGATGAAAAGCCACGAGGATGCGTCCGATGGAGAGGCGAAAGCCATGGCCGATAGGGCGATGGCGCTCCACGTCAGGGTCTCTACTGCGATGGCTTATGTGGTTCCCGAGATCCTCGGGATCGAGGAATCGAGACTTGCTTCGTTTTTCGGCGATTTGCCCGAGTTGGAGATGTACAGATACCATATAGAACAGATAATCCGTAAGAAAGCTCACGTATTGAGCGCCAGAGAGGAGGAGCTCCTCTCGGGAATGGGCGAGATAGCCAATGCTCCGGAGCTTATCTTCTCGATGCTCACCAACGGAGATATGAAATTCCCCTCGATCCGGGACGAGAGGGGAGAGCCCGTCGAGCTTTCGGAGGAGCGCTACTACCGTCTCATCAGGTCCAAGGACCGTCCCGTCAGGGAGAGGGCCTTCAAGGGGATTCACGATACCTACGAGAGCTTTCGAAATACCTTGGCTGCCTCGTTCGGATCTGCCATCAAGGAGAGTGTCTTCGACGCCAGGGTGCACCGGTACGGATCGAGTCGGGAGGCCGCGTTGGACGGAGGCGATATTCCCCTGTCGGTTTACGACAATCTCGTAAAGGCCGTCAGAGAGAGGCTGCCTCTGTTGCACGACTACGTATCGCTGCGAAAGAGGTCTTTGGAAGTGGACGAGCTCCATATGTACGACCTTTACGTTCCCATAGTGGAGGAACCGGAGGAGGATATATCCTGGGAGAGCGCCAAGAAGACGGTGCTGGCCGGACTGTCCCCTTTGGGGGATGGCTATCTGAACGTATTGAGAGAGGGGCTCGACGGACGATGGATAGACGTCTACGAGAGCCAGGGGAAGAGAAAGGGAGCTTATTCCTGGGGTAGCTACGGGACCAATCCCTTCGTGTTGCTCAACTATAACGGCACCCTAAGGGATGTGTTCACCCTTGCTCACGAGATGGGGCATTCCCTGCATTCCTGGCACTCCCATAAGTTCCAGCCCCCTGTTTACGGTGATTACACCATATTCGTCGCCGAGGTGGCCTCCACCACCAACGAGGTGTTGCTCATGGAGCATATGTTGGAGAACAGGCCTAAGGACAGACCTTTCCTCTTGAACTATTACCTGGAACAGGTTCGCACGACTGTGTTCAGGCAGACTATGTTTGCCGAGTTCGAGCTGAAGGTACACGGCATGGCGGAGGAGGGAATCCCCTTGACGCCGGAGATTTTGTCTTCTATCTGGGGAGATCTAAACAGGGATTATTATGGCCCCGATATCGTGGTGGACAAGGAGATAGAGGTCGAGTGGGCCAGGATCCCTCACTTTTACTCTCCCTTCTATGTATATCAGTACGCGACCGGCTATTCGGCGGCCACCGCCTTGGCCGAGGGGATCCTTATCGGAGGAGAATCGGCGCGAGATAGATACATAGATTTTCTGAAGGGCGGAAGCTCCAGGAGTTCCATAGATCTCCTGAGAGGGGCCGGAGTTGATATGACCAGCCCAGAGCCTGTCCGGTCGGCCTTGAGGCTTTTCGGAGAGAAAATAGAGGAATTAAGGAAGATCTCGGGATAA
- a CDS encoding M20/M25/M40 family metallo-hydrolase, whose product MELNSIKRSICEAIDSSAERVISLAKDIEMEPELGFKEHKTSVKVADFMKGLNLNPMEGLAGTGVKAKLKKDSSGPNVAVLGELDGIICSDSPKANRETGASHTCGHHLQIGTLMAVASGFAKSDVTRHLGGNVTFFAVPAEEFIEIGERSDMRARGEIGFLGGKQELIRIGAFDDVDMAMMVHAGTDMPEPSVGIGETGNGFVAKTIRYLGKATHAAAAPDEGINALNAAVLGINGAHAMRETFRDDDHVRLHFIITKGGDTVNSVPADVRMEAYVRGKTLKSIDDTHGKFDRALRAGGDAVGAKTEINTIPGYLPLACDSRLNDVFARNAGSVLPDSKILRVGHFNASTDMGDICHIMPAIHPYTGGVSGALHSKDFTVHDYQAAVIVPAKIMAMTIVDLLANEATEGRDLLDGYRPLMTKQEYLETLQGYFS is encoded by the coding sequence TTGGAACTGAATTCCATAAAAAGATCGATATGCGAAGCTATAGACAGTAGTGCGGAGAGGGTCATATCCCTGGCAAAGGATATAGAGATGGAACCGGAGCTGGGATTCAAAGAACACAAGACCTCCGTTAAGGTCGCCGACTTCATGAAAGGGCTGAACCTAAACCCGATGGAAGGGCTGGCCGGAACCGGGGTGAAGGCCAAACTCAAGAAGGACTCCTCTGGACCCAACGTAGCCGTCTTAGGGGAATTAGACGGAATAATCTGTTCCGACAGCCCTAAGGCGAACCGGGAAACCGGCGCCAGCCATACCTGCGGGCATCATCTTCAGATAGGCACCCTTATGGCTGTAGCCTCCGGCTTCGCTAAATCCGACGTGACTCGACACCTAGGTGGTAACGTCACCTTCTTCGCAGTCCCCGCCGAGGAGTTCATCGAGATAGGCGAGAGAAGCGACATGAGAGCCAGAGGGGAAATAGGCTTTCTGGGAGGCAAGCAGGAACTTATCAGGATAGGAGCATTCGACGATGTCGACATGGCCATGATGGTCCATGCCGGAACGGATATGCCCGAGCCCTCCGTCGGAATAGGAGAGACCGGAAACGGCTTCGTGGCCAAGACGATAAGGTACCTGGGGAAAGCTACCCACGCCGCCGCCGCTCCCGACGAGGGCATAAACGCCCTCAACGCCGCGGTGCTGGGAATAAACGGAGCTCACGCCATGAGAGAGACCTTCAGGGACGACGACCACGTCAGACTCCATTTCATCATCACCAAGGGTGGAGATACTGTCAACAGCGTCCCGGCGGACGTCCGGATGGAAGCCTATGTAAGAGGCAAGACGTTGAAGAGCATAGACGACACCCACGGAAAGTTCGACAGAGCCCTGAGAGCCGGAGGTGACGCAGTAGGAGCCAAAACCGAGATAAACACGATACCGGGATACCTACCTCTGGCCTGCGACAGCAGGCTTAACGACGTATTCGCTCGAAACGCCGGATCAGTCTTGCCCGATTCGAAAATTCTGAGGGTAGGTCACTTCAACGCTTCCACCGACATGGGAGACATATGCCACATAATGCCGGCCATACACCCCTACACGGGCGGCGTATCCGGAGCTCTTCACTCCAAAGACTTTACCGTTCACGACTATCAGGCAGCGGTGATAGTTCCGGCCAAGATAATGGCCATGACCATAGTCGATTTGCTGGCAAACGAAGCTACTGAAGGGAGGGATCTACTGGACGGATACAGACCTTTGATGACCAAGCAGGAATATCTGGAGACGTTGCAGGGATACTTCTCTTGA
- a CDS encoding DUF340 domain-containing protein: MKISETIAVLVIVAAMSLVGNLVGFHNGIIESLPGMIFLLALCVAGVIIRNVVPGNIPSVAWIVLIGCIVTYPGFPGSAQLSAWVGKVSFLSLTTPILAYAGLSIGKDLDMLKKTGWRIVVVAIFVFVGTYIGSALIAQGVLSATGQL, translated from the coding sequence ATGAAGATCTCCGAAACCATAGCGGTGTTGGTAATAGTTGCCGCAATGAGCCTCGTAGGCAACCTGGTGGGCTTCCATAACGGGATAATTGAATCCCTCCCGGGCATGATTTTCCTTTTAGCCCTCTGCGTAGCGGGAGTGATCATTAGGAACGTCGTCCCTGGAAATATACCCAGCGTGGCCTGGATAGTACTGATAGGATGTATAGTGACGTACCCCGGATTTCCCGGCTCGGCCCAACTCAGCGCCTGGGTAGGCAAGGTAAGTTTCCTGTCCCTGACCACCCCAATTCTGGCCTATGCCGGACTGTCCATCGGCAAGGACCTGGATATGCTGAAGAAAACCGGCTGGAGGATAGTAGTGGTCGCCATATTCGTCTTCGTTGGCACCTACATTGGATCGGCTCTCATCGCTCAGGGAGTTCTATCCGCCACCGGACAGCTGTAA